The genomic DNA GATCACCTCTATTCTCGTAATTTTTGCATTGGCGATTCCCTACCTGAAGAAAAGACTCCGGCATGAGTGGGTGCCACCCGCAGCCAGGATGTGATTTAGGAGGCCTTCCAATATGAACACAACCCAGAAAAAAATCCTGCTCGAACTCAAGGATGTGAGAAAAATCTTTTCCCGCGGTACGATTGACGAGGTTTCAGCACTAAACGGCATCAACCTGAAGGTTTACGAAGGGGACTTCATTACCGTAATAGGAAGCAACGGGGCCGGAAAATCCACCCTCCTCAATATCGTCGCAGGGGTCTTCCCACCGGAAAGGGGCGGCCAGGTGATCATCAACGGAGATGATGTGACGAACCTTCAGGAATACCGCCATGCCGCTTACTGCGGAAGGGTATGGCAACAACCCAGCGTGGGCACGGCCCGTAACCTGACCATCGAAGAAAACCTTTCCATGGCTTTTCGACGCGGCCAGAAAAGAGGGTTGAAATTCGCGATCAACAAGAAGCGGAGGGATTTCTTCCGGGAGGCCCTCAAGCCTCTGGGGCTCAATCTGGAAAACAGATTGACGACCCTGGTGGGCACACTTTCCGGAGGCCAGAGACAGGCCCTTGCCTTGGTCATGGCCACCATCAGCAAGCCTTCCATCCTTCTCCTGGATGAACATATCGCCACCCTCGATCCCAAGACCGCCCAGACGGTCCTCAACCTCACGGATATGATCGTCAGAAGAGAAAAAATGACCACCATGATGGTCACCCACAACATGGAAATCGCATTAAAGTACGGCAACCGCCTGATCATGATGCACAAGGGAAAAGTCGTGGTGGACCTGTCCGGGGAGAAAAAGAAAACCCTGACTATCGGAGACCTGATCCAGTCTTTCGAGCGAGCTGCCGGAGAGCAATTTACAGACGACAATGTTCTGTTAAGCCATCATTGAGAACGTCTCATTCGCGGGTGAGAGTCCGGTACAAAGACCCCGAGACCGAGGCGTTCCGCTAGAAAGGAAAAAACGAAACGGGGGAATCGGTTAAGAAACCGATT from Deltaproteobacteria bacterium includes the following:
- a CDS encoding ATP-binding cassette domain-containing protein; its protein translation is MLELKDVRKIFSRGTIDEVSALNGINLKVYEGDFITVIGSNGAGKSTLLNIVAGVFPPERGGQVIINGDDVTNLQEYRHAAYCGRVWQQPSVGTARNLTIEENLSMAFRRGQKRGLKFAINKKRRDFFREALKPLGLNLENRLTTLVGTLSGGQRQALALVMATISKPSILLLDEHIATLDPKTAQTVLNLTDMIVRREKMTTMMVTHNMEIALKYGNRLIMMHKGKVVVDLSGEKKKTLTIGDLIQSFERAAGEQFTDDNVLLSHH